One Falco biarmicus isolate bFalBia1 chromosome 13, bFalBia1.pri, whole genome shotgun sequence genomic region harbors:
- the ZMAT3 gene encoding zinc finger matrin-type protein 3, with protein sequence MILLQQAGLLPYPEKPSSLPMSVATRPRASSPLSPPKSLGLGPSFHHTQEEELAKVVEQDPMLEELCKPLCCKLCNVTLNSAQQAQAHYQGKNHSKKLRNYYAANSCPAPARMSNSVEPAPAQVVSLPTQMGSSKPGGRVILATENDYCKLCDASFSSPAVAQAHYQGKNHAKRLRLAEAQNNSFSDASELGKRRARKEGNEYKMMQSRRNMYTVQNNTGPYFNPRSRQRIPRDLAMCVTPSGQFYCSMCNAGASEEMEFRQHLESKQHKSKVSEQRYRNEMENLGYVQ encoded by the exons ATGATTCTTCTACAGCAAGCAGGACTTCTTCCTTATCCTGAGAAGCCTTCATCTCTTCCTATGTCAGTGGCTACAAGGCCAAGAGCCAGCTCACCACTGTCCCCACCAAAATCTCTTGGACTGGGGCCCTCCTTTCATCACACGCAAGAAGAAGAGCTTGCAAAAGTGGTGGAGCAGGACCCTATGCTGGAGGAACTATGTAAGCCTCTGTGCTGTAAGCTTTGCAATGTCACTCTGAATTCAGCACAACAAGCCCAGGCTCACTACCAG GGTAAAAACCACAGTAAGAAACTCCGAAATTACTATGCTGCCAATAGCTGTCCAGCACCTGCCAGGATGAGCAATTCAGTTGAGCCTGCCCCAGCTCAGGTTGTCTCCCTTCCAACTCAG ATGGGATCAAGTAAACCAGGTGGCAGAGTGATCTTGGCCACAGAGAATGATTACTGCAAGCTTTGTGATGCCTCATTTAGTTCTCCGGCTGTGGCACAGGCTCACTACCAAGGGAAAAATCACGCCAAACGGCTGCGTCTTGCAGAAGCACAGAATAACTCATTCTC GGATGCATCAGAACTAGGCAAACGAAGGGCAAGGAAAGAAGGGAATGAATATAAGATGatgcagagcagaagaaatatGTATACAGTTCAGAACAACACAG GTCCCTACTTCAATCCCCGCTCACGCCAGAGGATTCCTCGGGATCTGGCCATGTGTGTCACCCCCAGCGGCCAGTTCTACTGCTCCATGTGCAACGCCGGGGCCAGCGAGGAGATGGAGTTCAGACAACACttagaaagcaaacagcataaAAGCAAGGTGTCCGAACAGCGGTATAGGAATGAGATGGAGAACCTAGGCTACGTACAATGA